The following nucleotide sequence is from Nothobranchius furzeri strain GRZ-AD chromosome 11, NfurGRZ-RIMD1, whole genome shotgun sequence.
TCGCCTCTCGGCAGGACGAGGTTCCCGGGGAGCGCCAGTCCGCCCCCGGCATCCCGAGGCAGGACATTACCGCTGAGCAGCTGATGAAAGCCATGCTTAAGACTCTCCAGGATCAGGCCGGGAAAGACCCAAGGTTCAGTCCCGCCTCTGAACCCAGGAGCGACCGCCGAACGAGCAGGTACCGCGCCAAAGACACGGAAATCCCCAAAAGCGCACCGGCAGATTACGGTAATTTCCCCAGGCCCCACAAGAAGTACCCGCTGATGTTTGAAGACGAGGAGAACACAGACGCCTCCAAGCGGGCGACAGAGGACTTGGATGAGCAGTACACCCCCCAGAGCCTTGCCAATTTAAGGTCGATCTTTGACGAACTTGGCAGGATGCCATCGATCTCCAGCCAGAAGCGAGACGCTTACGGGGAAGAAGATGATGGTGGAATAGATGGACTCGGTCACAGAAACCAGGCTTATGAGGATGTGGCTGGAGGAGAAGAGTGGGTACCCGTGGAGGAGAGGGAAGAGACGGAGGAGATGGAGAACAGGAGCCACGAAGAAATGGAAAGGGCGCTAAGCGATCAGGAGTCCGAGCGGGAGGAGATGCAGCGTCGGGCCAATCAGAACCAGGAGGACGCGGATGACGACACTAAACTGGTAGATTACTATCTGCTGAAGGTCTTGGAGATGAGTGACCAGACACAAAATGGGGATCAGACCGGTGATCAGAAAAAGAGGCTGATCCGCCCTTCCATCGTGGACCCTCGGACAGTGAAGGAGCTGCTGGAGTTGTCCCTGAAACTCCACGTCCCTCCTCAGGACCTCATCGATATGCTGCTCACGGAGGAGCTCAGAAAGCTCCATCGTGATCCCCAAGCCATGGCCCGTTACACGGCTGGCCAAACCCCGAAGATCCGGTATTTCAGTCGCAGACTGCCTCTGAAGAGCAAGCCCCCCACTGATGACATGGACAGGGAGGACTTTTTGGACATCATCGGGGTGGAGACCATCAGTAACGAGTATCCCGTGGTGCAGAGACCCATGAAGACCTCCTTGTCCTCCTCCTCAGACAGAATCCCTGCAGCTGCAAACGCAGCCCCGGTTAAAATCCCCCCACCCTCCGGACGCAGGGAGAACCTGTTTTTATCAGAGTTAAACAAAATGCCCCTGAAACGTCAGGCCGACGCCGCTGATGACGCCGACGATGACGGCGACATTGAAGATGAGGTGACGACATACCTTGCAGCCAAAATCCTCACAGAGTACCCGAACACCATCACCAAGCGGGACACGCAGGCGCAGCTGAAGGGCCAGTTCCCCTACGAGCTCTACGAGCGCGCCATGAAGGACTACATGGACCAGGCGGAGACCGAGAGGCGGCCAGTGGCCAAGAGGGAAGCCGAGGGTGCCGCAGATGAGAAAGCCACTCCCCTCCCGAGGGAGGAGACCCCATCCAAGACCCCCGCTCCGCAAACCGCGAATGAAGAAGAGGAGCAGCATCGTGAACAAAACGCGGCCGGGATGTAGCCTGATCTGTCTGCGAGGCGCATTAACATAAAAATAGTATTTATATACCGTCTCAAAAATAACGTTTGGTGGACGTGATCTAGTTTACAAATTTCTATCATATGAACAATAGCTATTATTGATACCCTGAGACAAATAATCTATAGCAAACTTAGaaataaacacagataaacaatGTCCCTACTTGCTGCAAGAACATTCTAGATGTATTTCTAATGAGATGTAAAAGTGCCATCCAGAGAGGCGAAAAGTAATCTGGAAGATGTGACCTCTTCTATGGGGTGCTGATTGAAAATTtgtgtcattttaaatacttCACCACATTTATATTAAAATAATGATGTTAAAAGTAAAAATCCTGAAACACAAGTTAAATATAAACATGGAAATTTCTGATAAAATGTGAATATTGTGCTAGCATGAATGCTAAAGCTGTTGTAGCATACCAAAATAAGAGGATGGAGAGATCTAAGTTTAGTTTCATGGAGGGTCTCATCTCCCTGCTTTtaatggcgcccccaaggggtggccatggtctGATATCCTAAATAAATGTGGTGAAAAGGTGACTTTTTTTTATTATGGGGAGCTAAATGTGACAAAACTTAGCTTTTAATTCTTTTTAAGTGCATTACTTCCCAATCAGCACCCCATATTCAATCAAATCCAACAAATTGTGTTATTCGATTTGTTTACATTAAATGGTGTTTGTAAACAGTCCTATATTTGAATCTATAaccaaaagataaaaaaaagctTATTTTTCATCTGTGTCAAACTATTCAGTTACATTTGTGAATATACATGTAAATGATTAAATATAATCCTAACTGGGCTTTTGAAAGCTATTCTTGAGCACTATGAGGAATATTATCGGGATTATTTGTCAGGGCTGCGAGTGTTGTGACTCGTGATCTAGTCAGGGTTTGTGGATTTAATGTTATAATCGGATTACTTTTGGGTCTAAATATCAGACCGTCGCCTGCCTTCTAACCCTTTCATATTGCAAAGCTCTGTATCGTTGGCCTAACAGTGGTTGTGCTCCGTATGctcatttttaaaccattttgtaCATGTTCAACAACGTGTGATGGACCACAGATGAATAAAGCATCAGCtgtattatttttcttcttgCTGAGTTGTGTTGCCTTATTAAACTCACTCACATCAATAGATCACAAAGCAAACAAAACATAACTcttgttaaaaaatattttaatcatAAATTGTGCATGGTTTTAAAAAAAGACACCAACAACAAATGCCTCACAGAACAGTTTTAACCACAGTCTTAGATGCTGATGAAACTAAAACAGATTAAAAGAGAACTATTGTATCGTACAGCACAGCTGTTCACAAACACATCTACTGGAGAGTGAAAATATCTAATATATTAATTCTTGATTTAAATGCAAAAAAACCATAAATTTAAACCCCGTCATTCTCTATTACAACTTCAATtcaatttattaataataaatgtaaaaacaaattTCAGGCATATGGTgagcaggaaataaactaattgtattctttcttttttttaaaggttCAGTAAGTAAATTCAGTTCCAGAGCTTGATTGACCCATATTTGTGAATCCCTCCATAGTTTGGTCCGTTTTCTGTATGAGTTAAAAGGCAGGTTTGCTCATATACTCCTCCATCGTctgaaaaaaaataacacaagaaaaaaaaaaagatcagcaTCTTTGATGATTCCACATGTCTGACTAATACATTAAATCATTTATTATTCTCAGACACACATCTACAGATCACCTCTGTTCAGCAACACACAGCAGGGAACTAACAGAGCATCTAACCTGTCTGTCCATTAAGGTCATCCAAACAGCTCCACCTCATACCACTCACTGTTGTCATCCTGAAGCGATAATGATCACAATGAATAAGGGAGCCTACACTGAATATCATCCGTAAATGTGTTAGTCAGCTCTATTTGGAAGCACAGAACAGACCCAGTTAAACGATCGTACCACACAGAGGCATGAGCCTCTAGAGAGGGAGGGGAGCAAGAAGCACCACACAAACACTAAAGTTTACACCCCATTCCAGGAGAATCCGTCTCTCGctcggaaaaaaataaaataaaataaaaaagctggCGGAGGAAGAGACAGATGTGCACAGATGAAAGCAGAGGGGAGACGAACAGGAGCACAAGCTTAAATCTGTACAGAAGAGCGGGAACTGCACGCCTTTATGCCTCGAGAAAACCAAAGGCACCGCAGGGATTTAGCATCACAGCCTATCCATCACACTACACACCGACTAATctacattcactcattcattgaACTCCTCATTTACCTCATTGGATTTATAAAATTTGTGTTGAGCAGATCACTGAACACCAAAATTTGGTACACATTTACCCCACAATCAACTTCAAATGGACAGATGTCACAAGTGTAAACACAATAAACTTACTAACGATTTGTTGCCGTTGCTGTAAGAGGTTCGAGGCACGCAACAGATGCTCACACTGCTGTATTAGTGAGTGTGAGTGGCC
It contains:
- the scg2b gene encoding secretogranin-2b, which encodes MLHFHHKLPAGRVVVLLAFLLHGCAVQAASLPRHWFRGGEGDGLPAAFPPSSDMIKALEYIENLKQRNGGRPEPVDYDEVEKFKVMLQLASRQDEVPGERQSAPGIPRQDITAEQLMKAMLKTLQDQAGKDPRFSPASEPRSDRRTSRYRAKDTEIPKSAPADYGNFPRPHKKYPLMFEDEENTDASKRATEDLDEQYTPQSLANLRSIFDELGRMPSISSQKRDAYGEEDDGGIDGLGHRNQAYEDVAGGEEWVPVEEREETEEMENRSHEEMERALSDQESEREEMQRRANQNQEDADDDTKLVDYYLLKVLEMSDQTQNGDQTGDQKKRLIRPSIVDPRTVKELLELSLKLHVPPQDLIDMLLTEELRKLHRDPQAMARYTAGQTPKIRYFSRRLPLKSKPPTDDMDREDFLDIIGVETISNEYPVVQRPMKTSLSSSSDRIPAAANAAPVKIPPPSGRRENLFLSELNKMPLKRQADAADDADDDGDIEDEVTTYLAAKILTEYPNTITKRDTQAQLKGQFPYELYERAMKDYMDQAETERRPVAKREAEGAADEKATPLPREETPSKTPAPQTANEEEEQHREQNAAGM